One Roseburia rectibacter DNA window includes the following coding sequences:
- a CDS encoding NADP-dependent isocitrate dehydrogenase, with the protein MEKIKMTTPLVEMDGDEMTRILWKMIKDELLLPFIDLKTEYYDLGLEHRNETNDQVTVDSANATKKYGVAVKCATITPNAARMTEYNLKEMWKSPNGTIRAMLDGTVFRAPIVVKGIEPCVKNWKKPITIARHAYGDVYKATEMKIPGAGKCELVYTAEDGTETRELIHNFTGAGVVQGQHNLCNSIESFAKSCFNYALDTEQDLWFATKDTISKKYDHTFKDIFQEIFDAEYKEKFEKAGITYFYTLIDDAVARVMKSEGGYIWACKNYDGDVMSDMVSSAFGSLAMMTSVLVSPDGYYEYEAAHGTVQRHYYKHLKGEETSTNSVATIFAWTGALKKRGELDSNQALSDFAEKLEKACIKTIEDGKMTKDLALITTNPNPVVLNSENFIKAIRTTLEESLK; encoded by the coding sequence ATGGAAAAAATCAAAATGACAACACCACTGGTAGAGATGGACGGAGATGAGATGACAAGAATCCTCTGGAAAATGATCAAAGATGAATTACTTCTGCCGTTTATTGATTTAAAAACAGAGTATTATGATCTTGGATTAGAGCATCGTAATGAGACAAATGATCAGGTTACCGTTGACTCTGCCAATGCAACAAAGAAATACGGTGTTGCTGTAAAATGTGCAACGATCACACCAAATGCAGCCCGCATGACTGAATATAATTTAAAAGAAATGTGGAAAAGCCCGAATGGTACGATCCGCGCCATGTTAGATGGAACGGTATTCCGTGCACCGATCGTTGTAAAAGGGATCGAGCCATGTGTAAAGAACTGGAAAAAACCGATCACGATCGCGCGTCATGCATATGGCGATGTATATAAAGCAACTGAGATGAAGATTCCTGGAGCAGGCAAATGTGAGCTGGTATATACAGCGGAAGATGGTACAGAGACGAGAGAACTGATCCACAACTTTACCGGAGCAGGCGTTGTTCAGGGACAGCATAACCTTTGCAATTCCATTGAAAGTTTCGCAAAAAGCTGTTTTAATTATGCACTGGATACAGAACAGGATCTGTGGTTTGCAACAAAGGATACGATTTCAAAAAAATACGATCATACCTTTAAAGACATTTTTCAGGAAATCTTTGATGCAGAGTACAAAGAAAAATTCGAAAAAGCAGGTATTACCTATTTTTATACATTGATCGATGATGCAGTTGCACGTGTAATGAAGTCTGAGGGTGGTTATATCTGGGCATGTAAAAATTATGATGGAGATGTCATGAGTGATATGGTTTCAAGTGCATTTGGTTCACTTGCCATGATGACTTCTGTATTAGTTTCCCCGGATGGATATTATGAATATGAAGCTGCACATGGAACGGTACAGCGCCATTATTACAAACACTTAAAAGGTGAGGAGACATCCACAAACTCTGTTGCAACTATTTTTGCATGGACAGGTGCACTTAAGAAACGTGGAGAACTTGATTCTAACCAGGCATTATCTGATTTTGCAGAAAAACTTGAAAAGGCTTGTATAAAGACCATTGAAGATGGTAAAATGACAAAAGACCTTGCGCTGATTACTACAAATCCGAATCCGGTTGTATTAAACAGCGAAAATTTCATCAAGGCAATCAGAACAACATTAGAGGAAAGTTTAAAATGA
- the abc-f gene encoding ribosomal protection-like ABC-F family protein, which produces MILSCQSISKSFGTDEILKDVCFHIEANEKAAIVGINGAGKSTLLKIIMGEETSDTGEVILAKDKTIGYLAQYQDVSGHRTIYDEVLNARADILEMEQKLRNMESEMNQQTGGELEKLMEVYHRLSHEFELQGGYAYRSEVTGILKGLGFSDEDLTKQMNELSGGQKTRVSLGKLLVTKPDVLLLDEPTNHLDMESIRWLENFLRAYKGAVVIVAHDRYFLDRVVTKVVEIFQHKAYVYQGNYSDFAKKKAKVREDLLKQYYNQQREIRHQEEVITKLKSFNREKSIKRAESREKMLDKIERIEKPVEDNTDIKIVLEPNVVSGNDVLTVSGLAKSYPPVTLFSDISFEIKRGERVALIGNNGTGKTTILKIINNLIQADGGTVTLGSNVHIGYYDQEHQLLHMEKTIFEEISDAYPELNNTKIRNVLAAFLFTNDDVFKRISDLSGGERGRVSLAKLMLSDANFLILDEPTNHLDITSKEILESALNQYTGTVFFVSHDRYFINQTATRILELTGETIVNYIGNYDYYLEKHDIMTQLYVKQPETSDVQPKKQDDAVNKLDWQAQKAEQARIRKIENSLKKAEEEIAALESEISMIDEECAKPENAVNSAKLNELAARQQECRERLETCYETWEELSMQLDGTD; this is translated from the coding sequence ATGATTTTGTCATGTCAGAGTATCTCAAAGTCTTTTGGAACAGATGAGATCTTAAAAGATGTATGTTTTCATATTGAAGCAAACGAAAAAGCAGCGATTGTCGGCATCAATGGTGCCGGCAAGTCTACGCTGCTTAAAATTATTATGGGCGAAGAAACGTCCGATACCGGTGAAGTGATCCTTGCAAAAGATAAAACAATCGGTTATCTGGCACAGTATCAGGATGTATCGGGGCACAGAACCATTTATGACGAAGTTCTTAATGCAAGAGCTGACATCCTTGAAATGGAACAGAAACTCCGCAATATGGAGTCAGAAATGAATCAGCAGACCGGTGGGGAACTGGAAAAACTGATGGAGGTTTATCATCGTCTGAGCCACGAATTTGAACTGCAGGGCGGATATGCATACCGGAGTGAAGTAACCGGTATTTTAAAAGGACTTGGTTTTTCGGACGAAGATTTAACAAAGCAGATGAATGAATTGTCCGGAGGACAGAAAACCAGGGTTTCGCTTGGCAAACTCTTAGTCACAAAGCCGGATGTATTACTTTTAGATGAGCCGACAAACCATCTGGATATGGAATCGATCCGATGGCTTGAGAATTTTCTGCGTGCATACAAAGGTGCTGTTGTGATCGTGGCTCATGACCGTTATTTTTTAGACAGAGTTGTCACGAAAGTAGTTGAGATTTTCCAGCATAAGGCTTATGTATATCAGGGAAATTACTCGGATTTTGCGAAGAAGAAAGCAAAAGTCCGTGAAGATCTGTTAAAACAATATTATAATCAGCAGCGTGAGATCAGACATCAGGAAGAAGTTATCACAAAGTTAAAATCGTTTAACCGTGAAAAATCCATCAAGCGTGCGGAGAGCCGCGAAAAGATGTTAGACAAGATAGAACGTATTGAAAAACCGGTTGAGGACAATACAGACATTAAGATCGTGTTAGAGCCAAATGTGGTCAGCGGAAATGATGTCCTTACGGTGTCAGGTCTTGCAAAATCATATCCGCCGGTTACATTGTTTTCGGATATCTCATTCGAGATTAAACGTGGGGAGCGGGTAGCACTGATCGGCAATAACGGAACCGGGAAAACGACCATCTTAAAGATCATCAATAATCTGATACAGGCAGATGGTGGTACGGTAACACTTGGTTCGAATGTTCACATTGGATATTACGATCAGGAACATCAGCTTTTACATATGGAAAAAACCATATTTGAAGAGATCTCAGATGCTTATCCAGAGCTGAACAACACAAAGATCCGCAATGTACTGGCAGCCTTTTTATTTACAAATGATGATGTGTTTAAGCGGATCTCAGATTTAAGCGGTGGTGAAAGAGGCCGTGTCTCTCTGGCAAAACTGATGCTTTCAGATGCTAATTTTCTTATTTTAGATGAGCCGACAAACCATCTGGACATTACATCCAAGGAAATTTTGGAATCTGCATTAAACCAGTATACAGGAACGGTATTTTTTGTTTCACATGACCGCTATTTTATCAATCAGACAGCAACAAGAATCCTGGAGCTGACAGGTGAAACAATTGTAAATTATATCGGAAACTATGATTATTATCTGGAAAAACATGATATTATGACGCAGTTGTATGTGAAACAGCCAGAAACTTCAGATGTGCAGCCTAAGAAACAGGATGATGCCGTTAATAAGCTCGACTGGCAGGCACAAAAAGCAGAGCAGGCAAGGATTCGTAAAATTGAAAACAGTTTAAAAAAAGCCGAGGAAGAGATTGCCGCACTTGAAAGTGAAATAAGCATGATCGATGAAGAATGTGCAAAGCCGGAAAACGCAGTTAATTCCGCAAAATTAAATGAGCTTGCAGCAAGACAGCAGGAGTGCAGGGAACGACTGGAAACCTGCTATGAAACCTGGGAAGAGCTGTCAATGCAGTTAGATGGAACTGATTGA
- a CDS encoding redox-sensing transcriptional repressor Rex: MQEKEISQAVIRRMPRYYRYLGELLDAGVERISSNDLSKRMNVTASQIRQDLNNFGGFGQQGYGYNVKFLYEEIGKILGLNERHNIIVVGAGNLGQALTNYVKFEKLGFVIIGLFDVNPALDGVTVRGIKIRMLDELESFCAENQVDIAALTMPKEKADAIANRLVGLGIRAIWNFAHVDLELIDKNVVVENVHLSDSLMQLSYNIVRNKKAEKNGN; the protein is encoded by the coding sequence GTGCAGGAAAAAGAAATATCACAGGCAGTTATCCGGAGAATGCCGCGTTATTACCGCTACCTCGGAGAACTCTTAGATGCCGGTGTAGAACGTATATCATCCAATGATCTGAGTAAACGAATGAATGTGACCGCATCCCAGATCAGACAGGATCTGAATAATTTTGGTGGTTTTGGCCAGCAGGGTTATGGTTATAATGTAAAGTTTTTATATGAGGAAATCGGTAAGATATTAGGTTTAAATGAAAGACACAATATTATTGTGGTGGGTGCAGGTAATCTTGGACAGGCACTTACAAACTATGTGAAATTTGAAAAACTTGGTTTTGTGATCATAGGACTGTTTGATGTAAATCCTGCATTGGACGGTGTGACCGTGCGTGGAATCAAAATCCGCATGCTGGATGAATTAGAGAGTTTCTGTGCAGAAAATCAGGTGGATATTGCGGCGCTTACTATGCCAAAGGAAAAGGCTGATGCCATTGCAAACAGACTAGTCGGACTTGGAATCCGCGCAATCTGGAATTTTGCGCATGTAGACCTGGAGCTCATTGATAAAAATGTTGTTGTAGAGAATGTACATCTTTCCGACAGTTTGATGCAGTTATCTTACAACATTGTCAGAAACAAAAAAGCAGAAAAAAACGGCAACTGA